The Deltaproteobacteria bacterium PRO3 genome contains a region encoding:
- a CDS encoding carbonic anhydrase: MPTGLNARTPKEIAMSRHVPAALLLAVLAIALSAETRGQAPQGPDAALQALKDGNARFAAGQLKHPHQSPQRRGEIAQKQAPFASILGCADSRVPPELVFDQGLGDLFVVRTAGNVADPVAIGSLEFSTAVLGSSLVVVLGHERCGAIDATLKGQPVPGDIQKVVDAVKPALAGDSCKKSNQVLDCSIQANVNYIVHRLSTQGSVLPDLVKQGKIKILGAVVDLDSGQVDWKN, translated from the coding sequence ATGCCGACAGGTTTAAACGCTCGAACCCCAAAGGAGATCGCAATGTCCCGACACGTCCCAGCCGCCCTCTTGCTCGCCGTTCTAGCTATCGCCCTTTCCGCGGAGACCCGCGGCCAGGCGCCTCAGGGTCCCGACGCCGCCCTTCAGGCCCTCAAAGATGGCAACGCTCGCTTCGCGGCGGGTCAGTTGAAACACCCCCACCAAAGCCCGCAACGCCGCGGCGAGATCGCGCAGAAGCAGGCGCCCTTCGCCTCGATTCTGGGCTGCGCGGACTCCAGGGTCCCGCCCGAGCTGGTCTTCGATCAAGGACTGGGCGACCTCTTCGTCGTACGAACCGCCGGCAACGTAGCCGACCCCGTCGCGATCGGCAGCCTGGAGTTTTCGACGGCGGTCTTGGGCTCCTCGCTCGTCGTCGTCCTGGGCCACGAGCGCTGCGGCGCGATCGACGCCACCCTCAAGGGTCAGCCGGTCCCCGGCGACATCCAGAAGGTCGTCGACGCGGTCAAGCCGGCCTTGGCCGGGGATTCCTGCAAGAAATCCAACCAAGTCCTCGACTGCTCGATCCAAGCCAATGTCAACTACATCGTCCACCGGCTCTCGACCCAGGGCTCCGTCCTGCCTGATCTGGTGAAGCAGGGAAAAATCAAGATCCTCGGTGCGGTGGTGGACTTGGACAGCGGCCAAGTGGACTG
- a CDS encoding methyltransferase domain-containing protein: protein MDLNPQKLEAFMNRAVGEIGAAASAVMALIGDRLGLYKALAEGPATPGELAKRTGTAERYVREWLSNQAAGGFVAYDAASGTFSLEPEQVATLAQEDSPFFLPGAFQTIASMFLDHEKIVERFKSGEGLDWGGHHHLLFTGTERFFRPNYIGNLIQSWIPALDGVEAKLKAGAKVADVGCGLGASTILMAQAYPQSKFFGFDFHAASIEEARHRAKRAGVADRVDFEVAESTNYPGNDYDLVAHFDCLHDMGDPVAVARHVKQSLKPDGTWMIVEPRAGDKLEDNLNPVGRVFYAASTCVCVPASLAQDGPALGAQAGERRLREILEKGGFAKIRRAAETPFNMVLEAR, encoded by the coding sequence ATGGATCTCAATCCCCAAAAACTGGAAGCCTTTATGAATCGTGCCGTCGGCGAGATCGGCGCCGCGGCCAGCGCCGTGATGGCGCTGATCGGCGACCGGCTGGGCCTCTACAAGGCCTTGGCGGAAGGCCCGGCGACGCCGGGGGAGTTGGCAAAACGCACCGGCACCGCGGAGCGCTACGTCCGCGAGTGGCTGAGCAACCAAGCCGCCGGCGGTTTCGTCGCCTACGACGCCGCGAGCGGAACGTTCTCCCTCGAGCCCGAGCAGGTCGCGACGCTGGCGCAGGAGGACAGCCCTTTCTTCCTGCCCGGGGCCTTCCAAACCATCGCCTCGATGTTTCTCGACCACGAAAAGATCGTCGAACGCTTCAAATCGGGCGAGGGCCTGGACTGGGGCGGCCACCACCACCTGCTCTTCACTGGTACCGAGCGCTTCTTCCGGCCTAACTATATCGGCAACCTCATTCAATCCTGGATTCCGGCCCTCGACGGCGTCGAGGCCAAGCTGAAGGCGGGCGCGAAAGTCGCCGACGTCGGCTGCGGCCTGGGGGCCTCGACGATCCTGATGGCCCAGGCCTATCCGCAGTCGAAATTCTTCGGCTTCGATTTCCACGCGGCCTCCATCGAGGAAGCGCGGCACCGCGCCAAGCGTGCGGGCGTCGCCGACCGCGTCGACTTCGAGGTCGCCGAATCCACGAACTACCCCGGCAACGACTACGACCTGGTCGCGCACTTCGACTGCCTACACGACATGGGCGACCCCGTAGCGGTGGCCCGCCACGTCAAGCAGAGCCTCAAGCCCGACGGCACATGGATGATCGTCGAGCCCCGCGCCGGCGACAAGCTGGAGGACAACCTCAACCCGGTGGGCCGGGTGTTCTACGCAGCCTCCACTTGCGTCTGCGTGCCGGCCTCGCTGGCGCAGGACGGTCCCGCGCTCGGCGCGCAGGCGGGCGAAAGGCGGCTGCGGGAGATTTTGGAAAAGGGCGGCTTCGCCAAGATTCGGCGCGCCGCCGAGACGCCCTTCAACATGGTGTTGGAGGCGCGCTAG
- a CDS encoding DEAD/DEAH box helicase: METTQRHFKDLGLSEQLLHSLEKAGYHHPTPIQEAAIPVAMADNDLIGIAQTGTGKTLAFVLPLVEKLQGIEGTRAVILCPTREIALQTHAAIEKVGTPLKVHSVAIIGGKPIRSQTAALQKHPSILVATPGRLCDHMERRNVHMGNISFLVMDEADHMLDLGFLPQIRRILRVLPKDRQTLMFSATMPSEITRLAEQYLNNPQRVEIARPGTAAEGIEHALYVMEPQHKREAILKLLKAEADSTLVFTRTRLDAEWLSRLLAKEGHSVEAIHSDRSQGERIAVLQGFKDGKFQILVATDIVARGIDVKGIGHVVNYDIPQTAEDYVHRSGRTARMNATGRASTLATWVESHFIEQIEKQVGFQLPRKQLEGIPAFEETPAIPVTPFGRIGTRGKRVRLR, encoded by the coding sequence ATGGAAACCACCCAACGGCATTTTAAAGACCTGGGCCTCTCCGAGCAGCTGCTGCACAGCCTCGAAAAGGCCGGCTACCACCACCCCACGCCCATCCAGGAGGCCGCGATCCCCGTCGCCATGGCCGACAACGACCTGATCGGCATCGCGCAGACCGGCACCGGCAAGACCTTGGCCTTCGTGCTCCCCCTGGTCGAGAAGCTCCAGGGCATCGAGGGCACCCGCGCGGTCATCCTCTGCCCCACTCGCGAGATCGCGCTGCAGACCCACGCGGCGATCGAGAAGGTCGGTACGCCGCTCAAAGTCCACTCGGTGGCGATCATCGGCGGCAAGCCCATCCGCAGCCAGACCGCCGCCCTGCAAAAACACCCTTCGATCCTCGTCGCGACGCCCGGCCGGCTCTGCGACCACATGGAACGCCGCAACGTCCATATGGGCAATATCAGTTTTTTGGTGATGGACGAGGCCGACCACATGCTCGACCTGGGCTTCCTGCCGCAGATCCGCCGCATCCTGCGCGTGCTGCCGAAGGACCGGCAGACCCTGATGTTCAGCGCGACCATGCCCTCCGAGATCACGCGACTGGCCGAGCAGTATCTCAACAACCCGCAGCGGGTCGAGATCGCGCGTCCCGGCACCGCCGCCGAAGGCATCGAACACGCCCTCTACGTCATGGAACCGCAGCACAAGCGCGAGGCCATCCTCAAGCTCTTGAAGGCGGAGGCCGATTCCACGCTGGTCTTCACCCGCACCCGGCTGGACGCCGAATGGCTGAGCCGCCTGTTGGCGAAAGAGGGACATTCGGTCGAGGCGATCCACTCCGACCGCAGCCAGGGCGAGCGCATCGCGGTGCTGCAGGGCTTCAAGGACGGCAAGTTCCAGATCTTGGTGGCCACCGATATCGTGGCCCGCGGCATCGACGTCAAGGGCATCGGCCATGTCGTCAACTACGACATCCCGCAGACGGCCGAAGACTACGTCCACCGCAGCGGCCGCACCGCGCGCATGAACGCCACCGGCCGCGCCTCGACGCTGGCCACCTGGGTCGAGAGCCATTTTATCGAGCAGATCGAGAAACAGGTCGGCTTCCAGCTGCCGCGCAAGCAGCTCGAGGGCATCCCCGCCTTCGAGGAAACCCCCGCGATCCCGGTCACGCCCTTCGGAAGGATCGGCACGCGCGGCAAGCGGGTGCGGCTGCGCTGA
- the grxD gene encoding Grx4 family monothiol glutaredoxin, whose protein sequence is MSDVQQTIAQQIQDNKILIYMKGTPAFPQCGFSAAVVDVFNRLGVPYQTVNVLDNPEIRDGIKAFSNWPTIPQIYIDGKFIGGCDIVREMYARGELQPLVQAAAQKA, encoded by the coding sequence ATGTCCGACGTCCAACAGACCATCGCCCAGCAGATCCAAGACAATAAGATCCTCATCTATATGAAGGGGACCCCGGCCTTCCCGCAGTGCGGTTTCTCCGCCGCGGTGGTCGACGTCTTCAACCGCCTGGGCGTGCCCTACCAGACCGTCAACGTCCTGGATAACCCCGAGATCCGCGACGGCATCAAGGCCTTCTCGAACTGGCCGACCATCCCGCAGATCTACATCGATGGAAAATTCATCGGCGGCTGCGACATCGTCCGCGAGATGTACGCCCGCGGCGAGCTGCAACCCCTCGTCCAGGCCGCCGCCCAAAAAGCTTAA
- a CDS encoding BolA family transcriptional regulator, with the protein MMHPEEVREKLVQSFPNSEVVVQDTTGTMDHFQVLIISPLFEGKTMVEQHQMVYKALGDLMKEAIHALALKTYTPQQWKNS; encoded by the coding sequence ATGATGCATCCGGAAGAAGTCCGGGAAAAACTGGTCCAGTCCTTTCCCAACAGCGAGGTCGTCGTCCAAGACACGACCGGCACCATGGACCATTTCCAGGTCCTGATCATCAGCCCCCTCTTCGAGGGCAAAACCATGGTCGAACAGCACCAGATGGTGTACAAGGCGCTGGGGGACCTGATGAAAGAGGCGATCCACGCCCTGGCCCTGAAAACCTATACCCCCCAACAGTGGAAAAACAGCTAA
- a CDS encoding tRNA-dihydrouridine synthase codes for MNFWNTLQRPILGLSPMDGVTDAAYRRVAARHGGPDVVLTEFTNVEGLSRNADVMLDDFIYSEAERPAVAQIYGKEPEAFYKVAVLACELGFDGVDVNMGCPAKNVASRGCGAGLIRTPELAKEIVRRVQAGIRDWSNGLSAEDLGLKPRMAMKVRRMNLARAGVERVAERRVIPVSVKTRLGFDSIIVEDWVQHLLETEPAVISLHGRTLKQMYTGSADWDAIARAAEVIHQTPTLALGNGDIQTLEEGLQRIRQSGVDGILIGRAAIGAPWIFRGKTALKAAAAGLPDDAPLDAPVSLEERFAILLEHARLFEEIKGLKRFSAMRKHFAFYCKGIPRAAELRNRMFQTRCPEDVERILREYLVALNRDDLLSGKSGYSCLEMAGSGAN; via the coding sequence ATGAACTTCTGGAACACATTGCAAAGGCCGATCCTGGGCCTGTCGCCGATGGACGGCGTGACCGACGCCGCCTACCGCCGGGTCGCGGCGCGGCACGGCGGGCCGGACGTGGTGCTCACCGAGTTCACCAACGTCGAGGGCCTGTCGCGCAACGCCGACGTCATGTTGGACGACTTTATTTACTCCGAGGCCGAGCGTCCCGCCGTCGCGCAGATCTACGGCAAGGAACCCGAGGCCTTTTATAAAGTTGCGGTGCTCGCCTGCGAGCTGGGCTTCGACGGCGTCGACGTCAACATGGGTTGCCCCGCGAAGAACGTCGCCTCGCGGGGCTGCGGCGCCGGCCTGATCCGCACGCCGGAGCTGGCCAAGGAGATCGTCCGCCGGGTTCAGGCGGGGATCCGCGACTGGAGCAACGGGCTCTCGGCCGAGGACCTGGGCCTGAAGCCGCGCATGGCGATGAAGGTGCGGCGGATGAACCTGGCCCGCGCCGGCGTCGAGCGCGTCGCCGAGCGGCGGGTCATCCCCGTCTCGGTCAAGACGCGGCTCGGCTTCGACTCGATCATCGTCGAGGATTGGGTGCAGCACCTCTTGGAGACCGAGCCCGCCGTGATCTCCCTGCACGGCCGCACCCTCAAGCAGATGTACACCGGCTCGGCGGACTGGGACGCCATCGCGCGGGCCGCCGAGGTTATTCATCAAACGCCGACCTTGGCCCTGGGCAACGGGGATATCCAAACCTTGGAGGAGGGCCTGCAACGCATTCGCCAGAGCGGGGTCGACGGGATCTTGATCGGCCGCGCGGCGATCGGCGCGCCTTGGATCTTTCGCGGCAAGACGGCCTTAAAGGCGGCCGCCGCGGGCCTTCCGGACGACGCGCCTTTGGACGCCCCGGTTTCCCTGGAGGAGCGCTTTGCGATCCTGCTCGAGCACGCGCGGCTCTTCGAGGAAATCAAGGGGCTGAAACGCTTCTCCGCGATGCGCAAGCACTTCGCCTTTTACTGCAAGGGGATCCCGCGGGCGGCGGAGCTGAGGAACCGGATGTTCCAGACAAGGTGTCCGGAAGATGTGGAGAGAATTTTGCGGGAATATCTGGTTGCTTTGAATCGGGACGACCTACTGTCGGGCAAGTCCGGCTATTCCTGTTTGGAAATGGCGGGTTCCGGTGCAAATTGA
- the maf gene encoding septum formation protein Maf — protein sequence MKRLILASTSPRRRELMSHLRLPFECHAPNFEEASDPALSPAEEAMEFARAKAASLLAEFPDALLIGSDTLIALDGRKIGKPRDPEDAVAILETLSGKIHQIFTAVAVLETSTGKWAGALSQVTVAMRVSTEAERRAYVATGEPLDKAGAYAIQGAGRHLIAAVEGDYYAAVGLPLHELAEALRDFGLEPSISFPPAPFPGP from the coding sequence ATGAAACGCCTGATCCTCGCCTCCACCTCCCCGCGTCGTCGCGAGCTGATGTCCCATCTGCGGCTTCCCTTCGAGTGCCATGCCCCGAATTTCGAGGAGGCCAGCGACCCTGCCCTCTCCCCCGCGGAGGAGGCGATGGAGTTCGCCCGCGCCAAGGCCGCCTCGCTGCTCGCCGAATTCCCCGACGCCCTGCTGATCGGCAGCGACACGCTGATCGCCCTGGACGGCCGAAAGATCGGCAAGCCGAGGGATCCGGAGGACGCGGTCGCGATCCTGGAGACGCTCTCCGGCAAGATCCATCAGATCTTCACCGCGGTCGCGGTCCTCGAGACTTCGACCGGCAAATGGGCCGGCGCTTTGAGCCAGGTGACCGTCGCGATGCGCGTCTCCACCGAGGCCGAGCGGCGGGCCTATGTCGCGACGGGCGAGCCGCTCGACAAGGCCGGCGCCTACGCCATCCAGGGCGCCGGGCGGCACTTGATCGCCGCAGTGGAAGGGGACTACTACGCCGCCGTCGGGCTGCCGCTGCACGAGCTGGCCGAGGCCCTGCGGGATTTCGGCCTCGAGCCGTCGATTTCGTTTCCACCCGCCCCGTTTCCCGGGCCATAA
- a CDS encoding polyphosphate kinase 2 family protein, translating to MKQYLVSPKKNFKLKKYDPSDTGDYEANEDGEKKAEQHTRQILSKLDELQERLYASRKQSLLIVLQGMDTAGKDGTVKHVMDGVNPTGCVVHSFKVPTEEELAHDYLWRVHQKVPAKGFIGIFNRSHYEDVLVTRVHGLVSDKEAARRFREINDFEDLLVRNGTVILKFFLHISKEEQRQRLEARARNPQKRWKFSLNDVKERRFWSHYHQVYQEAIAATSAREAPWYVVPANHKWYRNYVVGKIIIETLEGMKLKFPPAAPGVNFDKIKVP from the coding sequence ATGAAACAGTACCTGGTTTCCCCGAAGAAGAACTTCAAGCTCAAGAAGTACGATCCTTCCGATACCGGCGACTACGAAGCCAACGAGGACGGCGAGAAAAAGGCGGAACAGCACACGCGCCAGATCCTCTCGAAGCTCGACGAGCTGCAGGAGCGGCTCTACGCCTCCCGGAAGCAGTCCCTGCTGATCGTCCTGCAGGGCATGGACACCGCGGGGAAGGACGGCACGGTGAAGCACGTGATGGACGGGGTCAACCCCACCGGCTGCGTCGTCCACTCCTTCAAGGTGCCCACCGAGGAAGAGCTGGCCCACGACTACCTCTGGCGGGTGCACCAAAAGGTCCCCGCGAAGGGTTTCATCGGGATCTTCAACCGTTCGCATTACGAGGACGTCCTCGTCACCCGCGTGCACGGTCTGGTCTCGGACAAGGAAGCGGCGCGGCGCTTCCGCGAGATCAACGACTTCGAGGACCTGTTGGTCCGCAACGGCACCGTCATCCTGAAATTCTTCCTGCATATCTCGAAGGAAGAGCAGCGCCAGCGCCTCGAGGCCCGGGCGCGCAACCCGCAAAAGCGCTGGAAGTTCAGCTTGAACGACGTGAAGGAGCGCCGCTTCTGGTCGCATTACCACCAGGTCTATCAAGAGGCGATCGCCGCTACCAGCGCCCGCGAAGCGCCCTGGTACGTCGTGCCTGCGAACCACAAGTGGTACCGCAACTACGTGGTGGGCAAGATTATCATCGAGACCCTGGAGGGCATGAAGCTCAAGTTCCCGCCGGCGGCACCCGGGGTCAACTTCGACAAGATCAAGGTACCTTAG
- a CDS encoding plasma-membrane proton-efflux P-type ATPase, whose amino-acid sequence MSVPTLSLSEWQQRLGADPVQGLSPAEAARRLAQDGPNALPEKQANPVLKFLSYFWGPIPWMIEVAVVLSALVGHWADFGIILVLLVINAVVGFWEEFQAGNAIAALKAKLALKAKVKRGGAWLDVPTRELVPGDLIRIRLGDIVPADAVVLTSDPIEVDQSALTGESLPVTHGQGESLYSGSILRQGECDALVSATGLKTYLGKTAELVADAKSVSHFQKAVLKIGDYLIVCALVLVAAILIAALWRGDPLLTTLQFALVLTVAAVPVAMPTVLSVTMAVGARLLARKEAIVSRLSSIEELAGMDTLCSDKTGTLTQNKLSLGEPICLTGTTPEELVLAGALASRAEDRDPIDLAVLAGVKDEKSLAAHQVLHFQPFDPVRKRTEAQVEDPDGREYWVTKGAPQVIAALAADAAARSEIDRQVAALAAQGTRALVVARADAPGVWRLLGILPLSDPPRPDSRATIAAAEAMGVGVKMVTGDQLAIARQIAGELGMGTDILDAGTLAFGDAAQTRATLKEIEGADGFAQVFPEHKYRIVAALQQGGHIVGMTGDGVNDAPALKKADCGIAVSNATDAARAAAAIVLLTPGLSVIVTAIQEARRIFQRMNAYAIYRIAETIRVLLFMTLSILAFNFYPVTAVMIVLLALLNDGAILSIAYDNAKFSNRPEAWDMRRVLGVATVLGVVGVIESFAVFFVADRYFHLSRDLIQTLIYLKLSIAGHVTVFVARTRGPFWSERPSNLLLGAVLATQILATFIAVYGLFMTPLGWKWAGLVWGYVLVWLFIEDQAKLLAYRMLAKGRN is encoded by the coding sequence ATGAGCGTCCCCACCCTAAGCTTGAGCGAATGGCAGCAGCGCCTCGGCGCCGATCCGGTACAGGGGCTAAGCCCGGCCGAGGCGGCGCGGCGCCTGGCGCAGGACGGCCCCAACGCCCTCCCCGAGAAGCAGGCCAACCCCGTCTTGAAATTCCTCTCCTATTTCTGGGGGCCGATCCCCTGGATGATCGAGGTCGCTGTTGTGCTTTCGGCCCTGGTCGGGCACTGGGCGGATTTTGGGATCATCCTGGTCCTGCTGGTGATCAACGCCGTCGTGGGCTTTTGGGAAGAGTTCCAGGCGGGCAACGCGATCGCGGCGCTTAAGGCGAAGCTGGCCTTGAAGGCGAAGGTGAAGCGAGGCGGGGCTTGGCTGGATGTCCCGACCCGCGAGCTGGTGCCCGGCGACTTGATCCGGATCCGCCTGGGCGACATCGTCCCCGCCGACGCGGTGGTCCTGACGAGCGATCCGATCGAGGTGGACCAGTCCGCCCTGACCGGCGAATCCCTGCCGGTGACGCACGGCCAGGGCGAGTCGCTCTACTCGGGATCGATCCTGCGCCAGGGCGAATGCGACGCCCTGGTCAGCGCGACCGGCCTCAAGACCTATTTGGGCAAGACCGCCGAGCTGGTCGCGGACGCGAAAAGCGTCAGCCACTTCCAAAAGGCGGTGCTCAAGATCGGGGACTACCTGATCGTCTGCGCCCTCGTCTTGGTCGCCGCCATCCTGATCGCGGCGCTGTGGCGCGGCGATCCGCTCTTGACCACGCTGCAGTTCGCCCTGGTGCTCACCGTGGCGGCGGTGCCGGTGGCGATGCCGACGGTGCTCTCGGTGACGATGGCGGTGGGGGCGCGGCTCTTGGCCCGCAAGGAGGCGATCGTCAGCCGTCTCTCCTCGATCGAGGAGCTGGCGGGGATGGACACGCTCTGCTCGGACAAGACGGGGACCTTGACGCAGAACAAGCTCTCCCTGGGCGAGCCCATTTGCCTCACGGGCACGACTCCGGAAGAGCTGGTCTTGGCCGGGGCCCTGGCCTCGCGTGCGGAGGACCGCGACCCCATCGACTTGGCGGTCCTCGCTGGCGTCAAGGACGAGAAATCCCTCGCCGCGCACCAGGTGCTGCATTTCCAGCCCTTCGATCCGGTGCGCAAGCGCACCGAGGCCCAAGTGGAGGATCCCGACGGCCGGGAGTATTGGGTGACGAAGGGGGCGCCGCAGGTGATCGCCGCGCTGGCGGCGGACGCGGCGGCGCGCTCTGAGATCGACCGGCAGGTGGCCGCGCTGGCGGCCCAGGGCACGCGCGCCTTGGTGGTCGCGCGCGCGGACGCGCCCGGCGTCTGGCGGCTGCTGGGGATCTTGCCGCTCTCGGACCCGCCGCGGCCCGACAGCCGGGCCACCATCGCCGCCGCCGAGGCGATGGGCGTGGGAGTGAAGATGGTGACGGGCGACCAGCTGGCGATCGCCAGGCAGATCGCCGGAGAATTGGGGATGGGGACGGACATCCTCGACGCCGGGACCTTGGCCTTTGGCGACGCGGCGCAGACGAGGGCGACCCTGAAGGAGATCGAGGGCGCGGACGGTTTCGCCCAGGTCTTCCCCGAACACAAATACCGCATCGTCGCGGCGCTGCAGCAGGGCGGGCACATCGTGGGGATGACCGGCGACGGCGTCAACGACGCGCCGGCCCTTAAGAAGGCCGACTGCGGCATCGCGGTCTCCAACGCCACCGACGCGGCGCGGGCGGCGGCGGCCATCGTCCTGCTCACGCCCGGGCTCTCCGTGATCGTGACGGCCATCCAGGAGGCGCGGCGCATCTTCCAGCGGATGAACGCCTACGCGATCTACCGCATCGCCGAGACGATCCGCGTCCTGCTCTTCATGACCCTCTCGATCCTGGCCTTCAACTTCTATCCGGTGACGGCGGTGATGATCGTCCTGCTCGCCTTGCTCAACGACGGGGCCATCCTCTCCATCGCCTACGACAACGCGAAATTCTCCAATCGACCGGAGGCCTGGGACATGCGCCGCGTCTTGGGCGTCGCGACGGTGTTGGGCGTGGTGGGGGTGATCGAGTCCTTCGCGGTCTTTTTCGTCGCCGACCGATACTTCCACCTGAGCCGCGACTTGATCCAGACGCTGATCTACCTCAAGCTCTCCATCGCCGGGCACGTCACGGTCTTCGTCGCCCGCACCCGAGGTCCCTTCTGGTCGGAGCGCCCCTCGAACCTGTTGCTGGGCGCGGTGCTCGCCACGCAGATTCTCGCGACCTTCATCGCGGTCTACGGCCTGTTCATGACGCCGCTCGGGTGGAAGTGGGCGGGGTTGGTCTGGGGCTATGTCTTGGTTTGGCTATTTATTGAGGACCAGGCAAAGCTCTTGGCCTATCGGATGCTTGCCAAGGGACGGAATTAG
- a CDS encoding PIN domain nuclease has translation MIWIDSSFAVEWLLGTDKAKRIKLPQEALGILPQQYAETFVFFLRRGLDPTAIANELESLELMAPEKTHLQLGAQLYAKARLSNKSKASLADAVLAAVVLVNGEKLLAFDRDFSELGLHEKNALWQG, from the coding sequence ATGATTTGGATTGATTCCAGCTTTGCCGTGGAATGGCTTTTGGGAACCGATAAAGCCAAACGGATCAAACTCCCACAAGAAGCCTTGGGAATCCTTCCGCAACAGTACGCGGAGACCTTCGTCTTCTTCTTGCGGCGAGGACTGGATCCCACAGCGATCGCCAACGAGCTGGAATCCCTCGAGCTCATGGCTCCGGAAAAAACTCACCTTCAGTTAGGGGCGCAACTGTATGCCAAGGCGAGGCTTTCCAATAAAAGCAAAGCCTCGCTGGCGGATGCCGTTTTGGCCGCCGTCGTGCTCGTCAACGGAGAGAAGCTGCTCGCCTTCGATCGCGACTTTTCGGAGCTCGGACTCCATGAGAAAAACGCCCTTTGGCAGGGTTAG
- a CDS encoding 3'-5' exonuclease produces MQTFAEFPYPRKSQPVGPLSAGPSRRLPQGFSAPKAEWQAVSGDHLCAAGDLPFGTSHASAERGTQAPSSQFSRSPIMSSQFRYLVYDIETRIDKALLNRVLYAGQALDDEQAYQAQLAELAQDGRDFINPAFHVPVCIAAVGLNPDFEILKIGLLGKDGKTPRALVEHFWETYNQNRPVLVDFNGKGFDLRVLELWAFRLGLSIRESHYDKFGPRYRFNEEHHLDLHEFLTNYGAIRWKGGLNLFSKILGKPGKMDTKGDMVQSLFEAGDLFRIEDYCLGDAMDTYFVFLRTLVLRGVIDLGRERALVEAAVAEMEKLRAAEGYFKPYLEAFGYWKPE; encoded by the coding sequence ATGCAAACCTTTGCGGAATTTCCTTACCCGAGGAAATCACAACCGGTGGGCCCTTTATCGGCGGGCCCTTCCCGGCGGTTGCCGCAGGGGTTTAGCGCCCCCAAGGCGGAATGGCAAGCCGTATCCGGGGACCATCTATGCGCCGCGGGCGACTTGCCCTTCGGCACCTCCCATGCTAGCGCCGAGCGAGGTACCCAAGCCCCTTCATCGCAATTTTCGCGGAGCCCAATTATGTCCTCCCAATTCCGCTACCTCGTCTACGACATCGAGACACGCATCGACAAAGCCCTGCTCAACCGCGTCCTGTACGCCGGCCAGGCCCTCGACGACGAGCAGGCCTATCAAGCCCAGCTCGCCGAGCTGGCCCAGGACGGCCGCGACTTCATCAACCCCGCCTTCCACGTCCCGGTCTGCATCGCGGCGGTCGGCCTCAATCCGGATTTCGAGATCCTCAAGATCGGCCTGCTGGGCAAGGACGGCAAGACGCCCCGCGCCTTAGTCGAGCACTTCTGGGAAACCTACAATCAAAACCGGCCGGTGCTGGTCGACTTCAACGGCAAGGGCTTCGACCTCCGTGTCCTCGAGCTCTGGGCCTTCCGCTTAGGCTTGAGCATCCGCGAATCGCACTACGACAAGTTCGGCCCGCGCTACCGCTTCAACGAGGAGCACCACCTCGACCTCCATGAGTTCCTCACCAACTACGGCGCGATCCGCTGGAAGGGCGGACTCAACCTCTTCTCGAAGATCCTGGGCAAGCCGGGCAAGATGGACACGAAGGGCGACATGGTTCAGTCGCTCTTCGAGGCCGGCGACCTGTTCCGCATCGAGGACTACTGCCTGGGCGACGCGATGGACACCTACTTCGTCTTCCTCCGCACCCTCGTCCTGCGGGGCGTGATCGACTTGGGGCGCGAACGCGCCTTGGTCGAGGCCGCGGTGGCCGAAATGGAAAAGCTCCGCGCCGCCGAAGGCTACTTCAAACCCTACCTCGAAGCCTTTGGATACTGGAAACCGGAATAA